A window of Calditrichota bacterium genomic DNA:
TCCGGTGCTGATTTTGTGGAGATGTTCGTGGGCGTGGGCGCCTCGCGCGTACGCGACCTTTTTGAGCAAGGCAAGCGTAACGCGCCGTGCATTATCTTCATCGACGAGATCGATGCCGTAGGCAGACAGCGGGGCGCCGGCTTGGGGGGTGGCCACGATGAACGGGAGCAGACACTGAACCAGCTCTTAGTGGAGATGGATGGTTTCGACTCCAACGAGGGCGTCATCGTCATCGCCGCCACCAATCGTCCCGACGTGTTGGACCAGGCCCTGCTGCGACCCGGGAGATTTGACCGCCAGATCGTGGTGGATCGGCCCGACGTGCGCGGGCGCGAAGGGATCTTGCGGGTGCACACCAAGAAGATCCCGCTGGGCAGGGACGTGGACCTCTCCATTCTGGCGAAAGGAACGCCAGGCTTTTCCGGCGCTGACCTGGCCAACATGGTGAACGAGGCGGCGCTGCTTGCCGCGCGGAAGAACAAGACCCACGTCACCATGGAGGACTTTGAAGAGGCCAAGGACAAGGTGATGATGGGTGCCGAGCGCAAGAGCTTGCTCATCAGCGAAGAGGAGCGACGCAGCACCGCTTACCACGAGGCAGGGCACGCCCTGGTGGCCAAGCTCATCCCTGGTTCGGACCCCGTGCACAAGGTGACTATTATTCCGCGCGGGCGGGCGCTGGGCGCCACTACCACGCTGCCCATCGACGAGAAACACAATTATTCCAAAGAGTACTGCCTCATCATGATGCGCCACCTGCTCGGCGGGCGCGCTGCGGAGAAGCTGGTCCTCAAGCAGCTCACCACCGGGGCCGGCAACGACATCGAACGGGCGACCGAACTGGCGCGCAAAATGGTCTGCGAGTGGGGCATGAGCGACCGCTTGGGGCCGGTCACTTTCGGCAAGAAGGGAGAAGAGATCTTTCTCGGGCGCGAGATCGCGCAACACCGTGACTACAGCGAAAAGACCGCCCAACTCATCGACGAAGAAGTGAAGCGATTTGTGCTTTCGGCAGCGGAAGACGTGGAGAAGCTCCTGGCGGAAAATATCGACAAGCTCCACGCTCTGGCCAACGCTCTTCTGGAACGCGAGATCCTCGACGGCGAGGAGATCGACCGTATCTTGGCCGGCCAGGCTCTTGCGCCATCGAAGAACAGGCGGACGCAGCGCGGAGCGCCGGCCGCGGCCAAGAAGGGCGACAAGGCGCCGGCAGCTGCATCCCGCTGAGCCGCAAGGACGTACTGATCGAACCCATGGCACATGTCGTCTTGTTCCTGCGCTTGTGGCTGCTGCCTCCCTCGCGTCTGCCGCTGCTCATTGCCGTCGTTTCGGTTTTCCTGATCGTCGTCCTTGCGCTGCTCTCCAGTTTTGCCACAGTATTGAATCGTCGGATGCTGGCGCGCCTCCTGTTGGTTGTGGCCCTGTTGAGCGTGGTCGCAGAGGCGGTGGTGTTGGTCCGCCTTCGTGGGCCGGAGCGGCGGCCTTACGCGGTGGTGCTCCCTTTTTCACCGGGGAAGGAGTCTCCGCAGGCATGGGCGCTGAGCCGCACCCTTTGCCGAAACCTGCGAGCGCTGAGTGGCAACTACTACGTGGGGAGTTTCGAGTCCGTGCTGGAGGCGGTGCAGGCCGACAGTGTAGCTGACCGAACCTACGTGGCCAGATTCTGTGCGCGGAGCGGGCTGGATGCTGCCGTTTCCGGCGAGCTCCTCCAGCAGGGCGAGGCGTTGGTGTGGAACGGCCGCTTGTGGCGCCAAGGCATGTGGTCGGACACCACGTTGCCGGCCTCTGCAAGCGAGCTCGCGCGATTGGCTAAGGATGCCCAAGCCTGGCTGAGCCGCAAACTGGGCGTCGAGCCGTCGCGTGCCGGTGGAAGGGAAGTCTACTGGGACGTGCAGGCGGCGCACGCCGACATTTTGATCCGTGCAGCAAAGTTCGAGGAGGCGCGCAGGGTTC
This region includes:
- a CDS encoding ATP-dependent metallopeptidase FtsH/Yme1/Tma family protein; this translates as MGRTLFLWLIIITVSLYISQRLTIRNRGEQELQYAPHFVELLTARQVQKVMVQGKELHGELREPQPIPKAGGQGYYTKFRVTLPAEPSPEEVQRWREEFGIGEIRFTEKAISVWQYLLGYGPWLLIIAVWLFFLRRMQGVGTKGIFSFGKSRAKLLTENRPKVTFDDVAGADEAKEELREIIEFLKEPEKFQRLGGKIPKGALLLGPPGTGKTLLAKAVAGEAGVPFFSMSGADFVEMFVGVGASRVRDLFEQGKRNAPCIIFIDEIDAVGRQRGAGLGGGHDEREQTLNQLLVEMDGFDSNEGVIVIAATNRPDVLDQALLRPGRFDRQIVVDRPDVRGREGILRVHTKKIPLGRDVDLSILAKGTPGFSGADLANMVNEAALLAARKNKTHVTMEDFEEAKDKVMMGAERKSLLISEEERRSTAYHEAGHALVAKLIPGSDPVHKVTIIPRGRALGATTTLPIDEKHNYSKEYCLIMMRHLLGGRAAEKLVLKQLTTGAGNDIERATELARKMVCEWGMSDRLGPVTFGKKGEEIFLGREIAQHRDYSEKTAQLIDEEVKRFVLSAAEDVEKLLAENIDKLHALANALLEREILDGEEIDRILAGQALAPSKNRRTQRGAPAAAKKGDKAPAAASR